The following are encoded together in the Robertmurraya sp. FSL R5-0851 genome:
- a CDS encoding Gfo/Idh/MocA family protein, whose product MKIATIGTGVIVDAFLSGLNKIKDTECVAMYSRKEETAKPLAAKYGISTIYTDLNAMYADPTIEFVYVASPNSLHFEHVYRALEHGKHVICEKPFTSTLKETDTLISLAKQKNLMLFEAITTIHLPNYQLIKENIEKLGQIKLIQCNYSQYSSKYNALLAGETPNVFSPKFSGGSLVDINIYNLHFVMNLFGSPKKISYSANKHTNGIDTSGVLVMEYPEFIAECVGAKDTRSMNFVLIQGEKGYIHVENGANGCRQIILHIGESEVILNSQTSMNNLYYEMVVFNEIFKTKDFNQCYKLLDYSRSVMEILVNARKDANIVFDADEM is encoded by the coding sequence ATGAAAATAGCTACGATAGGTACGGGTGTCATTGTTGATGCTTTCCTTTCAGGATTGAATAAAATTAAAGATACAGAATGTGTGGCCATGTATTCTCGTAAGGAAGAAACAGCTAAACCACTAGCAGCAAAATATGGGATATCCACTATTTATACTGACTTAAATGCTATGTATGCTGATCCTACTATAGAATTTGTCTATGTAGCCTCACCTAATAGTCTACATTTTGAACACGTTTACCGGGCACTTGAACACGGGAAACATGTGATTTGTGAAAAACCATTTACATCAACCCTTAAGGAAACTGATACATTAATTTCATTAGCAAAACAAAAGAATTTAATGTTATTTGAAGCCATTACAACTATTCATTTACCAAACTATCAATTAATAAAAGAAAATATTGAGAAACTGGGACAAATAAAACTCATTCAGTGTAACTATAGCCAATACTCAAGCAAATACAATGCTTTGTTGGCTGGTGAAACACCAAATGTATTCAGTCCAAAATTCTCAGGCGGTTCTCTCGTTGATATTAATATCTATAACTTACATTTTGTTATGAACTTATTTGGATCACCTAAAAAAATAAGCTATTCTGCAAATAAACACACAAATGGTATAGATACGTCAGGGGTACTAGTAATGGAATATCCTGAATTTATTGCAGAGTGTGTTGGGGCGAAAGATACCCGTAGTATGAACTTTGTTCTTATCCAAGGGGAAAAAGGGTATATTCATGTAGAAAATGGTGCAAATGGTTGTAGACAGATTATTTTACACATTGGGGAATCAGAAGTGATATTAAACAGCCAAACTTCAATGAATAATTTATACTACGAAATGGTTGTTTTTAACGAGATTTTCAAAACAAAAGATTTTAATCAATGTTATAAGCTTCTTGACTACAGTCGTTCTGTCATGGAAATACTGGTTAATGCTCGCAAGGATGCTAATATCGTTTTTGACGCAGATGAAATGTAA
- a CDS encoding PTS transporter subunit EIIC, which produces MTIKMPDGVPPNVANAFVALIPFFVIFTLLWVVRSILNFDITAFLNSVLGPVFSGTDSIFVYVPRVFIGLLLWSVGMHGDNMIGPIFEPLKLQWVAENAEALANGVDLKNLPHVWTTVVERITVWPAAAWGILFWMWRSKLKQARTMAGIATPAAVFTIIEPIVFGLPIVLNPFFIIPFIISGTIAAIVTYGAFSLHLINRVFVELPWATPPFISGYVATGGDWKGVLMVFINFAIGIIVYYPFWKAYEKAERQKESMEIKEVDSNSTLSV; this is translated from the coding sequence ATTACAATTAAAATGCCTGATGGAGTACCACCTAATGTTGCGAATGCATTCGTTGCGCTTATACCTTTCTTTGTAATATTTACACTCCTATGGGTCGTTCGTTCTATACTTAACTTTGACATTACTGCTTTTCTTAATTCAGTCTTGGGACCAGTGTTTAGTGGTACCGATAGTATTTTTGTATATGTTCCAAGGGTATTTATTGGTCTATTACTTTGGTCTGTTGGAATGCACGGAGATAACATGATTGGCCCTATCTTTGAGCCTTTAAAGTTGCAATGGGTAGCTGAAAATGCGGAGGCACTTGCAAATGGGGTAGACCTTAAAAATCTACCACACGTATGGACAACGGTAGTAGAACGTATAACAGTTTGGCCTGCTGCTGCTTGGGGAATTTTGTTCTGGATGTGGAGATCTAAATTAAAACAGGCGAGGACTATGGCAGGTATTGCTACACCTGCAGCAGTATTTACGATTATTGAACCAATTGTTTTTGGATTACCTATTGTATTAAACCCATTTTTCATTATTCCTTTTATCATTTCAGGAACTATTGCAGCGATCGTAACCTATGGCGCCTTTTCACTTCATTTAATTAATAGAGTGTTTGTGGAATTACCATGGGCCACTCCTCCATTTATATCGGGATACGTTGCGACAGGGGGAGATTGGAAAGGGGTACTCATGGTTTTTATAAACTTTGCAATAGGGATAATAGTTTATTATCCTTTCTGGAAAGCTTATGAAAAAGCTGAAAGACAAAAAGAAAGTATGGAAATTAAAGAAGTTGATTCAAACTCAACCTTATCCGTTTAA
- a CDS encoding winged helix-turn-helix transcriptional regulator, translated as MGHVCYREYNCEKELTLAVIGGKWKMLILWYLGKEGTKRFNELKSLMPSITQRMLVNQLRELESDFIVHREVYPVVPPRVEYSLTERGKTLMPILEAMYEWGKEYKDFIETNIDEEIQLKS; from the coding sequence TTGGGACACGTTTGTTATCGAGAGTATAACTGTGAAAAAGAACTAACGTTAGCGGTTATTGGTGGGAAGTGGAAAATGCTCATCTTGTGGTATCTAGGGAAAGAAGGTACCAAACGCTTTAATGAATTAAAAAGCTTAATGCCCTCTATTACTCAAAGAATGTTAGTAAACCAGCTACGAGAACTTGAATCCGACTTTATTGTTCATCGCGAAGTTTACCCAGTCGTCCCTCCGAGAGTGGAGTATTCCCTAACAGAGCGTGGAAAAACATTAATGCCTATTCTAGAGGCAATGTATGAATGGGGAAAAGAGTATAAAGACTTTATAGAAACAAATATAGACGAAGAGATACAATTGAAATCATGA
- a CDS encoding Gfo/Idh/MocA family oxidoreductase — translation MLTIAFVGFGNAVVNYHLPYLERRENIKVKSIFRREEDRLGDTERETWYPSIQFTTNFQEVLDDPEIELVVICTHVDSHAYYAKLALENNKHILVEKPFASSVDEAKEIFDLAKSKGLIAMANQNRRFDGDFLTLKKVIESGVLGQIIEIQSHYDYFQPQHIQKGFGLIHGLAVHTIDQLYSLFGEPKKIHYDVRSVYHPGESDDYVDIDFHYGLLKTTVKCSLAVKINHPKFVVHGDMGSFIKYSSGHQKKNPNGPTQVTFETESESNWGQLSYVDTNGVEHNEHVPSEVTDYGILYEKLYKSIKLGDEKPVKDEEVLAVLKILNDGVNAAKNASNKLECSL, via the coding sequence ATGTTAACAATTGCTTTTGTTGGATTTGGAAATGCGGTAGTTAATTATCATTTACCGTATCTTGAAAGAAGAGAGAATATCAAGGTAAAGAGTATTTTTAGGAGAGAAGAAGATCGATTGGGGGATACAGAACGTGAAACTTGGTACCCTTCCATTCAATTCACTACCAATTTCCAAGAGGTACTAGATGACCCAGAAATTGAATTAGTTGTTATTTGTACACATGTAGACAGTCATGCTTATTATGCTAAGCTGGCACTAGAAAATAATAAACATATTCTTGTTGAAAAACCATTTGCATCTAGTGTGGATGAAGCAAAAGAAATCTTTGATCTAGCTAAGTCAAAAGGATTAATTGCCATGGCCAATCAAAACAGAAGATTTGATGGGGACTTTTTAACATTGAAAAAGGTAATTGAAAGTGGTGTACTAGGTCAAATCATTGAAATCCAATCTCATTATGATTATTTTCAACCTCAACACATTCAAAAAGGATTCGGCTTAATACATGGATTAGCTGTTCACACGATTGATCAGTTATATTCATTGTTTGGAGAACCTAAAAAGATTCATTATGATGTCAGAAGTGTTTACCACCCAGGTGAATCAGATGATTATGTTGATATTGATTTCCATTATGGTCTATTAAAGACAACAGTAAAATGCAGCTTAGCTGTAAAAATTAATCATCCTAAATTTGTCGTTCATGGTGATATGGGAAGCTTTATTAAATACAGCAGCGGTCATCAAAAGAAAAATCCAAACGGACCCACTCAAGTTACGTTTGAAACTGAATCAGAAAGTAATTGGGGACAACTTTCTTATGTAGATACAAACGGAGTGGAACATAATGAGCATGTGCCCTCTGAAGTAACTGATTATGGGATTCTGTACGAAAAGCTATATAAAAGTATTAAGTTGGGGGATGAGAAACCAGTAAAAGATGAAGAGGTACTAGCAGTATTAAAAATACTAAATGACGGTGTCAATGCTGCTAAAAACGCTTCTAATAAATTGGAGTGCTCTCTATGA
- a CDS encoding MurR/RpiR family transcriptional regulator produces the protein MLIKKMKFMYNLTSQEQYIVNYILENPSVVFHSTANELAKLTYSSSSTIVRLCKKLGLKGYPDFQLKFALEYKYDQIDESKREVTESGDKSLVKEIDLVPAIYEQALLETRKMFNEKSMINIIDWLKTAERIDVYGVDMNYYVAQQACAKWNEVGVMAVAYNSANQHYLTNLKNTSSTVSFVISHTGKNKAMIDIAKRLRNNNMKVIGITGSRDSTIAKICDECIITYSSEEQLNLSKIYSMMSSLYIFDVLYMSSFTFQQEE, from the coding sequence ATGCTTATCAAAAAGATGAAGTTTATGTATAATTTAACGTCTCAAGAACAGTATATCGTTAATTATATTTTGGAGAATCCTTCAGTTGTATTTCATTCCACAGCAAATGAACTCGCGAAACTAACTTATTCTAGCTCATCAACTATAGTCCGCTTATGTAAAAAACTAGGATTAAAAGGATACCCCGATTTTCAACTGAAATTTGCACTCGAGTATAAATACGATCAAATAGATGAAAGTAAAAGAGAAGTTACTGAATCTGGAGATAAAAGTCTCGTTAAGGAAATTGATTTGGTTCCCGCTATTTATGAACAGGCGCTCCTTGAAACTAGGAAAATGTTTAATGAAAAAAGCATGATAAATATTATTGATTGGTTGAAAACTGCGGAACGTATAGATGTTTATGGTGTAGATATGAATTATTATGTGGCCCAACAAGCATGTGCCAAGTGGAATGAAGTAGGAGTGATGGCAGTTGCATACAATAGTGCCAATCAGCACTACTTAACGAATCTTAAAAATACTTCGTCTACTGTATCCTTTGTTATTTCACATACTGGAAAAAACAAAGCAATGATTGATATTGCTAAAAGGCTCAGAAACAACAACATGAAGGTAATAGGAATTACAGGTAGCCGTGATTCAACCATTGCTAAAATATGTGATGAATGTATTATTACTTATTCCTCCGAGGAACAATTAAATCTATCAAAAATCTATAGTATGATGTCATCACTTTATATTTTTGATGTTTTATATATGAGTTCATTTACCTTCCAGCAGGAAGAATAA